Proteins from one Comamonas flocculans genomic window:
- a CDS encoding helix-turn-helix domain-containing protein: MSKTLRTTAQARQWMDEQGLSQAELARRFGVTSSLVDAILRGGKPCKRGASHNIAVFLGLKHGQAVAARQPYRGRTTQAASAGAGA, translated from the coding sequence ATGAGTAAAACCCTACGCACCACTGCACAGGCCCGCCAGTGGATGGATGAGCAGGGCCTTTCGCAGGCCGAGCTGGCGCGCCGTTTCGGCGTGACCAGTTCGCTGGTGGACGCCATCCTGCGCGGCGGCAAGCCGTGCAAACGCGGCGCGAGCCACAACATTGCGGTGTTCCTGGGCCTGAAGCACGGCCAGGCGGTGGCGGCGCGCCAACCCTACCGCGGCCGCACCACACAGGCGGCCAGCGCGGGGGCCGGGGCATGA
- a CDS encoding transglycosylase SLT domain-containing protein: MRARLLDALAVTALVALCYLATLWLAGTAQAQVPPAANAYKRTLIRAAQAEWGLGAPVAVFAAQVHQESGWRPDAVSHVGALGLAQFMPATAQWWCDSMGLPARQCQPHNPTWALRALVGYDRYLHDRTPARYTPQDRMWVALRAYNGGLAHWQAEARSTGLREPTRAQVDAACGQARRSPVHCAENLGYPRRILLVLQPRYASWGPGL, from the coding sequence ATGCGCGCGCGGCTGCTGGATGCCCTCGCCGTCACCGCGCTGGTGGCGCTGTGCTACCTGGCCACGCTGTGGCTGGCGGGCACCGCCCAGGCGCAGGTGCCGCCCGCGGCCAATGCCTACAAGCGCACGCTGATCCGCGCCGCGCAGGCCGAATGGGGCCTGGGCGCGCCGGTGGCGGTGTTCGCCGCCCAGGTGCACCAGGAAAGCGGCTGGCGCCCCGATGCCGTCAGCCACGTGGGCGCGCTCGGCCTGGCGCAGTTCATGCCCGCGACCGCGCAATGGTGGTGCGACAGCATGGGCCTGCCCGCCCGGCAGTGCCAGCCACACAACCCCACCTGGGCCTTGCGCGCGCTGGTCGGCTACGACCGGTATCTGCACGATCGCACGCCCGCGCGCTACACCCCACAGGACCGCATGTGGGTGGCGCTGCGCGCCTACAACGGCGGGCTTGCCCACTGGCAGGCGGAAGCCCGTAGTACGGGGCTGCGTGAGCCCACGCGCGCGCAGGTGGATGCCGCCTGCGGCCAGGCCCGCCGCAGCCCGGTGCACTGCGCTGAAAACCTCGGCTACCCCCGGCGCATCCTGCTCGTGCTGCAGCCGCGCTATGCGTCGTGGGGGCCGGGCCTGTGA
- a CDS encoding TraR/DksA C4-type zinc finger protein, which yields MTDDIDRAQAREAELLADALHSQHRRAGLTGKTMADSAEHCQARGCAEPIPEPRRRALPGVRLCVACQARLEKTSKGKKAQ from the coding sequence GTGACAGACGACATCGACCGCGCCCAGGCGCGCGAGGCCGAGCTGCTCGCCGACGCGCTGCACAGCCAGCACCGCCGCGCGGGCCTCACCGGCAAGACCATGGCCGACTCGGCCGAGCACTGCCAGGCCCGCGGCTGCGCCGAACCCATCCCCGAGCCGCGCCGTCGCGCCCTGCCGGGCGTGCGGCTGTGCGTGGCATGCCAGGCACGTCTTGAGAAAACCTCCAAGGGAAAGAAAGCGCAATGA
- a CDS encoding DUF3164 family protein, producing MTEAQTIPPGYWRNARGGLDPIETIKPIDKARDELVHELVAGAKALSGDVARYREKALGDIASFVQLSAEQYGAQLGGTKGNVSLISYDGRYKVLRAISETLSFDERLQAAKALIEECLTEWTKGARPELRAIVNRAFETDKAGNLNTNAVLALRRLDIQDDRWARAMQAIGESLQVVGSKSYIRLYERVGDSDKYQLISLDVAAA from the coding sequence ATGACTGAAGCACAAACCATCCCTCCCGGCTACTGGCGCAACGCGCGCGGTGGCCTTGACCCCATCGAGACCATCAAGCCGATTGACAAGGCGCGCGACGAGCTCGTGCATGAATTGGTCGCGGGCGCCAAGGCGCTCAGCGGCGACGTGGCGCGCTACCGAGAAAAGGCGCTGGGCGACATCGCCAGCTTCGTGCAACTGAGCGCCGAGCAGTACGGTGCGCAGCTCGGCGGCACCAAGGGCAACGTCAGTCTCATCAGCTACGACGGACGCTACAAGGTGCTGCGCGCCATCAGCGAAACGCTTTCATTTGACGAACGCCTGCAGGCGGCAAAGGCACTCATCGAGGAGTGCCTGACCGAGTGGACGAAAGGCGCACGCCCCGAACTGCGCGCGATCGTCAACCGCGCCTTCGAGACCGACAAGGCGGGCAACCTCAACACCAATGCGGTGCTCGCGCTGCGACGCCTGGACATTCAGGACGACCGCTGGGCGCGTGCCATGCAAGCCATCGGCGAGAGCCTGCAGGTGGTGGGCAGCAAGAGCTACATCCGGCTGTACGAGCGCGTGGGCGACTCGGACAAGTACCAGCTCATCAGCCTCGATGTGGCGGCGGCATGA
- a CDS encoding ExeA family protein: MMNLPQDLAMVQSNQAQLARHLGISRASVTLIAKYHIWPTTRGLSEQLLRERISAFLKAKGLPAERLAATFDEAPAAARANAQLQAMAKANTSGPQPGTTQEEDPFMLLRHHSLSSAARQHFKVLRDPFVDEMNEDADVFVTDDIRYVRAAMRHTARHGGMLAVVAESGGGKSTLRHDLIDWINTTGEPITVVEPYVVGMEDSHRKGRALMAVDITGAVIRAVSPGASLRQSAQDRAAQMHNMLKASAQVGRRHVLLIEEAHALAVPTLKHLKRFYELQDGFKKLLSIIIIGQTELEKKLSEHNPEVREVVQRCELVKLPPLDNHVQAYLRHKLERVGLQFDAVMAPDAVEAIRATLRQAVAETVRGQRQAREQSLCYPLAINNLVTRAMNQAAQIGAPRVNAALIQAAVRGN; encoded by the coding sequence ATGATGAATCTGCCTCAAGACCTGGCCATGGTGCAAAGCAACCAGGCGCAACTCGCGCGTCACCTCGGAATTTCCCGCGCGAGCGTCACCCTGATCGCGAAGTACCACATCTGGCCCACCACGCGCGGGCTCAGCGAGCAGCTGCTGCGCGAGCGCATCAGCGCATTCCTGAAAGCGAAGGGCCTGCCCGCCGAGCGGCTGGCAGCGACCTTTGACGAAGCACCCGCAGCTGCGCGCGCCAACGCGCAGCTGCAGGCGATGGCGAAAGCCAATACCTCCGGCCCCCAGCCCGGCACTACCCAAGAAGAGGACCCCTTCATGCTACTACGGCATCACTCATTGTCATCTGCCGCGCGCCAGCACTTCAAGGTGCTGCGCGATCCGTTCGTCGACGAGATGAACGAGGACGCTGACGTGTTCGTCACCGACGACATCCGCTACGTGCGCGCCGCGATGCGGCACACGGCGCGCCACGGCGGCATGCTGGCCGTGGTGGCCGAATCGGGCGGCGGCAAGTCGACGCTACGCCACGACCTGATCGACTGGATCAACACCACGGGCGAGCCGATCACGGTGGTGGAGCCCTATGTGGTGGGCATGGAAGACAGCCACCGCAAGGGCCGGGCGTTGATGGCCGTCGACATCACGGGCGCGGTGATCCGGGCCGTCTCGCCTGGCGCATCGCTGCGTCAGTCGGCGCAGGATCGCGCGGCGCAGATGCACAACATGCTCAAGGCCAGCGCGCAGGTGGGCAGGCGCCACGTGCTGCTGATCGAAGAGGCGCACGCGCTGGCGGTGCCGACATTGAAGCACCTCAAGCGTTTTTACGAGCTGCAGGATGGTTTCAAGAAGCTGCTCTCAATCATCATCATCGGGCAGACTGAGCTGGAAAAGAAGCTCAGCGAGCACAACCCGGAGGTGCGCGAGGTGGTGCAACGCTGCGAGCTGGTGAAGCTGCCGCCGCTGGACAACCACGTGCAAGCCTATCTGCGCCACAAGCTGGAGCGCGTGGGCCTGCAGTTCGACGCGGTGATGGCGCCGGATGCGGTCGAAGCGATTCGCGCCACGCTGCGCCAGGCAGTGGCCGAGACGGTGCGCGGCCAGCGCCAGGCGCGCGAGCAGTCGCTGTGCTACCCGCTGGCGATCAACAACCTGGTGACCAGGGCGATGAACCAGGCGGCGCAGATCGGCGCGCCCCGGGTGAATGCGGCGCTGATCCAGGCGGCAGTGAGGGGGAACTGA
- a CDS encoding helix-turn-helix domain-containing protein produces the protein MRLREERERLGMSQEAFGAMAGVRKQAQLLYEKGERSPDARYLSAIAAAGTDVLYILTGQRSQSAPAAAALPPRARALLDNYESTDEEGRRFIERAADLEAKSTATGRKKAARGRE, from the coding sequence GTGCGATTGCGCGAAGAACGCGAGCGGCTTGGCATGAGCCAAGAGGCGTTCGGTGCGATGGCGGGTGTGCGCAAGCAGGCGCAGCTTCTTTATGAGAAGGGCGAACGGTCACCGGATGCGCGCTATCTGTCAGCCATCGCCGCCGCTGGCACCGACGTGCTCTACATCCTCACCGGCCAGCGCAGCCAGTCGGCACCTGCGGCGGCGGCACTGCCACCGCGCGCCCGCGCGCTGCTGGACAACTACGAGTCCACGGACGAGGAAGGCAGGCGCTTCATTGAGCGCGCAGCCGATCTCGAAGCGAAATCAACGGCCACAGGCCGCAAGAAGGCCGCGCGTGGCCGCGAATGA
- a CDS encoding Mor transcription activator family protein encodes MKNEISRALLKRHELLAELCDVVERELVDLGTPADTARIVGAAVVDFLSCYWAGQVVSFPKDEYYRLTLKELEAWDMYTGNNLDQVARHFMMTPRGMRKLLRRIGERIKAQCKAQAAPGQGDLLGKPEPETEEL; translated from the coding sequence TTGAAGAATGAAATCTCTCGGGCATTGCTCAAGCGCCACGAGCTGCTTGCCGAGCTGTGCGACGTGGTCGAACGCGAGCTCGTGGACTTGGGCACTCCTGCGGACACTGCTCGGATCGTGGGGGCCGCAGTGGTGGATTTCCTGAGTTGCTATTGGGCCGGTCAGGTGGTTTCTTTCCCCAAGGATGAGTACTATCGGCTCACCCTGAAAGAGCTGGAAGCATGGGACATGTACACCGGCAACAACCTTGATCAGGTCGCCCGCCACTTCATGATGACCCCGCGCGGCATGCGCAAACTGCTGCGCCGCATCGGCGAGCGCATCAAGGCCCAATGCAAGGCCCAGGCTGCACCAGGGCAGGGTGACCTGCTTGGCAAGCCAGAGCCCGAAACCGAAGAACTCTGA
- a CDS encoding transposase family protein yields the protein MAALSPEACSYVRELAQRLDGAGYSQRTTLVREAGDFLGLSMQSVYRNLKSVAGWSSGRKVRSDKGSTSVPPDALVTLGAAQREAIRANGKQTLFTPTARGMLAQNGHDFGVSNGQLNRLLRDRRLNVAAQRMARPVQPLRAPHPNHTHEIDPSLCLVYYLKGRQYIIRDDEFYKNKLDRLAQVKFKVYRYVQYDRASAAVTPWYCEAAGEDQHNLFKFLMFCWGKQEGRLAHGVPFNLLWDKGSANMSAAVRSLADALGVNHLTHEAGNARAKGGTEGSNNLVETQFESRLRFQPVENVQELNAAAFAWANAWNANLIPDQDCRLHRPGLAEPMARYDLWQLITAEQLRLLPPEEVCRAFMRSKPEERQVKPDLSITFRHPAAERTMAYSLRGFDGINVGDTVVVRGLIYGECAVQVQVQRYDGEPLLYRVEPNIEFDQFGQRLDGAIIGTEYKRTSATPAEHAATAMDGAAYPGMTQDEVKAARAKRATPFNGEINAHGYLQQIELPDYLPRQGTAIETPAHAAPAGPELIDAVSAMLRIVQATGRPLSPQENAFFMKRYASGVPEDQVAALIAQYQGAATVDEPLQAVGGLRAV from the coding sequence ATGGCGGCGCTTTCCCCCGAGGCTTGCAGCTATGTGCGCGAGTTGGCGCAGCGCCTGGATGGCGCGGGCTACAGCCAGCGCACGACGCTGGTGCGCGAGGCGGGCGACTTTCTCGGGCTATCCATGCAGAGCGTGTACCGCAACCTCAAGAGCGTGGCGGGCTGGTCCAGTGGCCGCAAGGTGCGCAGCGACAAGGGTTCGACGAGCGTGCCGCCGGATGCGCTGGTGACGCTGGGCGCGGCGCAACGCGAGGCGATTCGCGCCAACGGCAAGCAGACGCTGTTCACCCCCACGGCGCGGGGCATGCTGGCGCAGAACGGGCATGACTTTGGCGTGAGCAACGGGCAGCTCAACCGGCTGCTGCGCGACCGCCGGCTGAATGTGGCGGCGCAGCGCATGGCGCGGCCGGTGCAGCCGCTGCGCGCGCCGCACCCCAACCACACGCACGAGATCGACCCGTCGCTGTGCCTGGTGTACTACCTGAAGGGGCGCCAGTACATCATCCGCGACGACGAGTTCTACAAGAACAAGCTCGACCGCCTGGCGCAGGTCAAGTTCAAGGTGTACCGCTATGTGCAGTACGACCGGGCGAGCGCGGCCGTGACGCCGTGGTACTGCGAGGCGGCGGGCGAAGACCAGCACAATCTTTTCAAGTTCCTGATGTTTTGCTGGGGCAAGCAGGAGGGGCGGCTTGCGCATGGCGTGCCGTTCAATCTGCTATGGGACAAGGGCAGCGCGAACATGTCGGCGGCGGTGCGGTCGCTGGCCGATGCCTTGGGGGTGAATCACCTGACGCACGAGGCGGGGAACGCGCGCGCCAAGGGCGGCACGGAGGGCAGCAACAACCTGGTGGAGACGCAGTTTGAAAGCCGGCTGCGCTTTCAGCCTGTGGAAAACGTGCAAGAGCTCAATGCCGCCGCGTTCGCCTGGGCCAACGCCTGGAATGCCAACCTGATTCCGGACCAGGACTGCCGCCTGCACCGCCCGGGCCTGGCCGAGCCCATGGCGCGCTACGACCTGTGGCAGCTGATCACGGCCGAGCAGCTGCGCCTGCTGCCGCCCGAGGAGGTGTGCCGCGCGTTCATGCGCAGCAAGCCCGAGGAGCGGCAGGTGAAGCCCGATCTTTCAATTACCTTCCGCCACCCTGCGGCAGAGCGCACGATGGCCTACAGCCTGCGCGGGTTCGACGGCATCAACGTGGGCGACACGGTGGTGGTGCGCGGGTTGATCTATGGCGAGTGCGCGGTTCAGGTGCAGGTGCAGCGTTACGACGGCGAGCCGCTGCTGTATCGGGTGGAGCCGAACATCGAGTTCGACCAGTTCGGCCAGCGCCTGGATGGCGCCATCATCGGGACGGAATACAAGCGCACCAGCGCCACCCCGGCCGAGCACGCGGCCACCGCGATGGATGGGGCCGCCTACCCGGGCATGACGCAGGACGAGGTGAAGGCAGCGCGCGCCAAGCGCGCCACGCCTTTCAACGGGGAAATCAACGCCCACGGCTACCTGCAGCAGATCGAGCTGCCCGATTACCTGCCGCGCCAGGGCACGGCCATCGAGACGCCGGCGCACGCGGCGCCTGCGGGCCCCGAGCTGATCGATGCGGTGAGCGCGATGCTGCGCATCGTGCAGGCCACGGGCCGCCCTCTGTCGCCCCAGGAAAACGCCTTCTTCATGAAGCGCTACGCCTCGGGCGTGCCCGAGGATCAGGTGGCGGCGCTGATCGCGCAGTACCAAGGCGCGGCCACGGTGGATGAACCCCTGCAAGCCGTTGGTGGCCTGCGCGCGGTGTGA
- a CDS encoding phage protein Gp27 family protein: MGRKSTVSRLPAEIKSYIEAMLATGAQTLDELIADLQARYPAESHAGQLPSRSALHRYGAKLDRRLAAIRASTEAAKLIQQHAGDDKDARSEALTAMVQSELFEAILALQEADEIGEDGEKADPGERVALLSKAAKNIATLTRSSINLKEFQARIEEATRKKLLAEQQANLEKIAKSQGMGREQVDFWIKEFLGVR, translated from the coding sequence ATGGGTCGCAAAAGCACCGTCAGCCGCTTGCCCGCCGAGATCAAGAGCTACATCGAGGCCATGCTGGCCACGGGCGCGCAAACGCTCGATGAGCTCATTGCCGACCTGCAGGCGCGCTATCCGGCCGAATCCCACGCGGGCCAGCTGCCCAGCAGGAGCGCGCTGCACCGTTACGGCGCCAAGCTGGATCGGCGCCTGGCCGCGATTCGCGCCAGCACCGAGGCGGCCAAGCTCATCCAGCAGCACGCGGGCGATGACAAGGACGCGCGCAGCGAAGCCCTCACCGCCATGGTGCAGAGCGAACTGTTCGAAGCCATCCTGGCCCTGCAAGAGGCCGACGAGATCGGCGAAGACGGCGAGAAGGCCGACCCTGGCGAGCGCGTCGCGCTGCTCAGCAAGGCCGCCAAGAACATCGCAACGCTCACGCGCAGCTCGATCAACCTCAAGGAATTCCAGGCGCGCATCGAAGAGGCCACGCGCAAGAAGCTGCTGGCCGAGCAGCAGGCCAACCTGGAGAAGATCGCCAAGAGCCAGGGCATGGGCCGCGAGCAGGTTGATTTCTGGATCAAGGAATTCCTGGGGGTGCGCTGA
- a CDS encoding tetratricopeptide repeat protein encodes MSQVEYVELSPEGFMHLLNGAKHAPFLEHYGRIRTFDEWTSAGFKITRSKHGGVTQHSGLAMYRFHRLWALDAKQQEAIASGKRHVTHFLPMLDYVRAGVPFDDFVSHPQHYRDFCLGVLAQERGEAGEALELFRQALTGNPSEARYASKFYELRVANGDMSAPAQELDYFANSVGSMVHSGRVDAWAKLLLKHKDYPEAARVLRRVAVLLEDKIAGRLPKGQYSGDTPSWAAHKRDQFRKKITSWANSTRYASLMAEIEQQGGLPQPQAVPGGQ; translated from the coding sequence ATGAGCCAGGTGGAGTACGTGGAGCTTTCTCCAGAGGGGTTTATGCACCTCTTGAACGGTGCGAAGCACGCCCCATTCCTGGAGCACTACGGGCGAATTCGCACTTTCGATGAGTGGACCAGCGCTGGATTCAAGATCACCCGCAGCAAGCACGGCGGCGTCACACAGCACAGCGGCCTTGCCATGTACCGGTTTCATAGGTTGTGGGCGCTCGATGCCAAACAGCAGGAGGCCATTGCTTCGGGCAAGCGCCATGTGACGCACTTTCTGCCCATGCTTGACTATGTGCGCGCTGGCGTGCCGTTTGATGACTTCGTGTCGCACCCTCAGCACTACCGCGATTTTTGCCTTGGCGTGTTGGCTCAAGAGCGAGGCGAGGCGGGTGAAGCTCTAGAACTCTTTCGTCAAGCGCTGACAGGAAACCCGAGCGAAGCCCGTTACGCCTCGAAGTTCTACGAACTGCGTGTCGCCAACGGAGACATGAGCGCGCCAGCCCAAGAGTTGGACTATTTCGCCAATTCGGTTGGCTCCATGGTGCATTCAGGCCGGGTTGACGCATGGGCCAAGCTGCTACTCAAACACAAGGACTATCCCGAGGCCGCGCGGGTGCTGCGCCGTGTTGCCGTACTACTGGAAGACAAGATTGCCGGGCGCCTGCCCAAGGGGCAGTACTCTGGCGACACCCCATCCTGGGCAGCCCACAAGCGAGATCAGTTCCGCAAAAAAATTACATCCTGGGCGAACTCAACGAGGTACGCCTCTTTGATGGCTGAAATCGAACAACAGGGCGGCTTGCCGCAACCGCAGGCAGTGCCCGGCGGGCAATGA
- a CDS encoding putative holin, translated as MSQFFQNKLPRLTSWWVIALLLSLLVFFIAPQQLPVSLYKLNLIALAAVAGYWIDRSVFPYARPRLDALRALDDPVDDGEAVEHEGPEGAELLVAVSNTPALYFMLGCMWRRAVIMAAAIVAVSLGA; from the coding sequence GTGTCTCAGTTCTTCCAGAACAAGCTGCCTCGCCTGACCTCGTGGTGGGTCATCGCGCTGCTGCTCTCGCTGCTGGTGTTCTTCATCGCGCCGCAGCAACTGCCGGTCAGCCTCTACAAGCTCAACCTCATCGCCCTGGCGGCCGTCGCCGGCTACTGGATCGATCGCAGCGTCTTCCCCTACGCCCGCCCGCGCCTTGACGCGCTGCGCGCGCTCGATGACCCGGTGGACGATGGCGAGGCCGTTGAGCACGAAGGCCCCGAGGGGGCCGAGCTGCTCGTAGCCGTCTCCAACACCCCGGCGCTGTACTTCATGCTCGGCTGCATGTGGCGACGCGCCGTCATCATGGCCGCCGCCATCGTGGCCGTGAGCCTGGGGGCGTGA
- a CDS encoding regulatory protein GemA, translated as MTLPAKNPSATAGRARLIKIIHVARRDLERAGHLDEPGYREILRAASNGRHESTADMNYSSLKVALTRFEKAGFRVRSTAKARPISASPENAKVRALWLFLHALGIVKDPSEQALAAYVKRIAKVDDLRWARGTRPDLNTPRYRTELLIETLKKWGMRYLPAIVADLLSEAVEAARAGQLSKDQADLALKAQFTLRDGQGFDKHWDAWEYLMKALGRPIPGQRPDAPADAEAPVEE; from the coding sequence ATGACTTTGCCCGCCAAAAATCCTTCAGCAACAGCCGGCCGAGCCCGCCTGATCAAGATCATCCATGTGGCTCGTCGTGACTTGGAGCGCGCTGGCCATCTGGATGAGCCGGGTTACCGAGAGATCCTGCGTGCCGCATCAAACGGTAGGCACGAATCGACGGCCGACATGAACTACTCGTCTCTCAAGGTGGCGCTGACACGTTTTGAAAAAGCAGGTTTTCGGGTGCGCAGCACTGCCAAGGCACGCCCGATATCCGCTTCGCCAGAAAACGCCAAGGTCCGCGCGCTGTGGCTGTTCTTGCATGCCCTTGGGATCGTCAAGGACCCCAGTGAGCAGGCCCTGGCCGCCTACGTGAAGCGCATCGCGAAAGTTGATGATCTGCGATGGGCACGTGGCACGCGGCCCGATTTGAACACCCCGCGCTACCGCACGGAACTGCTGATCGAAACGCTCAAGAAGTGGGGCATGCGCTATCTACCGGCGATCGTGGCGGACCTTCTCAGCGAGGCGGTCGAAGCCGCCAGAGCTGGTCAGCTCTCCAAAGACCAGGCCGACCTTGCGCTCAAGGCTCAATTCACGCTGCGAGACGGTCAAGGCTTCGACAAGCACTGGGACGCTTGGGAATACCTCATGAAGGCGCTGGGTCGCCCGATTCCTGGGCAGCGCCCTGACGCGCCTGCCGATGCGGAGGCCCCCGTTGAAGAATGA